A single window of Aspergillus oryzae RIB40 DNA, chromosome 8 DNA harbors:
- a CDS encoding CCCH zinc finger protein (predicted protein), with translation MGYAPMNYPGYAGQPMANPQQSIPTPQFPPSRTTNYQVPQSTTSFPSSRPFPQSTPTHGPPYQHQPGYSAYGPSTAQQAPTYHSVTPSHQNAPPSVQPSMMGPPMHWGYNNSASGGGYTGPPHGNQRGPRPYNAYGNQASRGGGAMPHMKRDHTSAFGKPQNITPRVPAPPPVPSFGNPLPSKPPPPADATRKPKKKKRKHNQLGLTPKTEEHESSEEEDDVDEESRLAQGGASAAAAVQITFKGRTTTLQSPADIAAWIEERKKRFPTKEKVEEKKKAMEEAKKAKEEAQRQKESRKQEMKKAQKDHQQAPADPIDAAEKAKRKADKLRRKLMKEQKKVEKAEADAERARMRVEELQRGSTDVNRDVTSASTQEAQAEPGTEDRSNTAPDQETRSIETQGVPLASGHIPGEVSQPNNDVGPSSASESKSNGEGVIEDVRADAAVSSDISDSSDWTSSSGSDLSSSDSEDSDSDSAPEEATSRREGPERVAPPPREAKKKLCRHFARTGRCQRGDKCKFLHETPDRGAKTKPVEKKGRKGLLQALLARQKGEDDRKVMEAIVWLGENGFLDETKSYEEPLEGANENSATDEVKLSQGLPEDPPLSEGIVSVQTGDSAPTTA, from the exons ATGGGCTACGCTCCGATGAATTATCCTGGCTATGCTGGTCAGCCCATGGCCAACCCTCAACAAAGTATCCCGACGCCGCAATTCCCACCTTCGCGGACCACCAACTACCAAGTTCCCCAAAGTACGacttcctttccttcttcacgaCCATTTCCACAGTCTACACCAACGCATGGACCTCCATACCAGCATCAACCTGGCTACTCAGCTTACGGTCCATCTACCGCTCAGCAGGCTCCGACGTATCACTCCGTTACTCCAAGCCACCAGAATGCCCCTCCATCTGTGCAACCGTCGATGATGGGCCCGCCCATGCATTGGGGATACAATAATAGCGCCTCTGGGGGAGGGTATACTGGCCCTCCGCACGGGAATCAGCGAGGTCCCCGCCCGTACAATGCTTACGGCAACCAGGCTTCCAGAGGGGGTGGTGCTATGCCACATATGAAGCGCGATCATACCTCAGCATTTGGAAAGCCACAGAACATTACCCCACGGGTTCCTGCACCTCCTCCGGTTCCTAGCTTCGGCAATCCTTTACCGTCCAAGCCACCCCCGCCGGCTGACGCTACGAGaaaaccgaagaagaagaaacggaagCATAATCAACTTGGcttgacaccgaagacggAGGAGCACGAGtccagcgaagaagaagatgatgtgGACGAAGAATCTAGGCTAGCACAGGGTGGTGCAAGTGCAGCAGCCGCCGTGCAGATTACATTCAAAGGACGCACTACCACATTGCAGTCTCCCGCGGACATTGCAGCATGGATTGAAGAGCGGAAGAAACGGTTCCCAACTaaggagaaggtcgaggagaaaaagaaggcgaTGGAGGAGGCGAAGAAAGCTAAGGAAGAAGCTCAGCGACAAAAAGAATCGCGAAAgcaagaaatgaagaaagcGCAGAAAGACCATCAGCAAGCTCCTGCAGATCCGATAGACGCAGCTGAGAAAGCGAAGCGGAAGGCCGATAAGCTACGACGGAAGCTCATGAAAGAGCAGAAAAAGGTCGAAAAAGCGGAAGCAGATGCCGAGCGGGCTCGGATGAGAGTCGAGGAACTGCAACGAGGATCGACGGACGTTAACAGAGACGTTACCTCTGCATCAAcacaagaagctcaagctgAGCCAGGCACTGAAGACAGATCCAATACTGCTCCTGATCAGGAGACGAGATCTATAGAGACTCAAGGTGTGCCGCTCGCTTCAGGGCATATTCCGGGCGAGGTTTCCCAACCCAACAATGATGTCGGGCCATCATCCGCTTCTGAATCCAAATCGAACGGGGAGGGTGTCATAGAGGACGTCCGGGCCGATGCTGCTGTGTCTTCGGATATTTCCGACAGCAGCGACTGGACGTCATCCAGTGGATCAgacctctcttcttcagacTCGGAGGACAGCGACAGTGATTCCGCCCCCGAGGAGGCAACCTCTCGCCGTGAGGGCCCTGAACGGGTAGCTCCGCCTCCACgggaggcaaagaagaagctaTGCCGTCACTTTGCCCGAACCGGTCGTTGTCAGCGTGGGGATAAGTGCAAATTCCTGCACGAGACGCCGGATCGTGGGGCTAAGACGAAACCTGTAGAGAAGAAGGGGCGCAAAGGCCTTTTACAAGCA CTTCTCGCTCGTCAAAAAGGCGAAGATGATCGAAAAGTTATGGAAGCTATCGTATGGCTCGGTGAAAACGGCTTTCTTGACGAAACAAAGTCCTACGAAGAGCCCCTGGAAGGTGCGAATGAGAACTCTGCAACGGATGAGGTAAAACTATCCCAAGGGCTCCCAGAAGACCCACCATTATCAGAAGGCATTGTGTCAGTGCAGACAGGCGATAGCGCACCGACCACTGCTTAG
- a CDS encoding uncharacterized protein (predicted protein) has translation MQSGILLYVHFAVLILKLIPAVTRCIRRCTKRARSTTKIQFGQHHFSVLKSMLVEFQEAQCFFMLSFQCAALIALAAGPQVFEATSLLQLQSNISMAKAVAFMGILPITYGLWILHRIGLHSWYISVWSAITIVTSSVTLHLCKVEPRADNLQEIATADRLDKCGFHPPPLIYCRSDSELGSSYSLVNNLTFGLSDNTANFVCIAIYGLLLLKRLAPYPKRWLGQKPWFQATYHRVHPWLVSRGIRILSRAVNVIIETLLLVTNFFYSFMVIARSLPTISLDSWSFGQIIAVTIWSPIVSKYLYWLLCTYLAFLSTPVPFFCFILITEIVGTDSYSAIRFPSPYKIIRVKTINEEENPDDEDRLFIHLPSTSDLNINPNSKKFIVTDVELTPVNDSKTSSVSTRHSQFPI, from the coding sequence ATGCAGTCCGGCATCCTACTATACGTCCATTTCGCTGTTCTCATACTTAAGCTCATCCCCGCAGTCACACGATGTATCCGTCGGTGTACGAAGAGAGCACGATCCACGACTAAGATTCAGTTCGGCCAGCACCACTTCTCAGTCCTGAAGTCCATGCTGGTGGAGTTCCAAGAGGCTCAATGCTTCTTCATGCTCTCCTTCCAGTGCGCTGCCCTGATTGCTCTCGCGGCTGGCCCGCAAGTTTTCGAGGCAACCAGCTTGCTGCAGCTACAGTCGAATATTTCCATGGCCAAAGCTGTCGCATTCATGGGTATCCTTCCTATTACGTACGGCTTATGGATACTCCACAGGATTGGCTTGCATTCATGGTATATCTCCGTGTGGTCCGCTATCACAATTGTGACTTCTAGCGTCACGCTCCACCTGTGCAAGGTGGAGCCTCGAGCGGACAATCTACAGGAGATCGCGACAGCAGATCGTCTTGATAAATGTGGTTTTCACCCACCTCCTCTCATATACTGTCGCTCGGATTCTGAGTTAGGGTCAAGCTACAGCCTTGTGAATAATCTGACCTTCGGACTGTCCGACAATACCGCGAACTTCGTCTGCATTGCGATCTACGGACTCCTCCTTTTGAAACGTCTCGCCCCTTATCCCAAGCGATGGCTGGGCCAGAAGCCATGGTTTCAGGCAACTTACCACCGCGTCCACCCGTGGCTAGTATCAAGAGGAATCAGGATCCTTTCTAGGGCCGTGAATGTAATCATTGAAACCCTTCTCCTAGtcaccaacttcttctatTCGTTCATGGTTATAGCACGAAGTCTTCCGACAATCTCACTTGATTCGTGGAGTTTCGGTCAAATCATCGCCGTGACTATCTGGTCTCCTATCGTCAGCAAATATCTCTACTGGCTTTTGTGTACGTATCTCGCTTTTCTCTCTACGCCCGTgcccttcttttgctttaTACTGATAACGGAAATAGTCGGCACGGACTCCTACTCCGCCATCCGATTCCCATCCCCCTACAAAATTATCCGAGTCAAAACAatcaacgaagaagaaaaccccgacgacgaagatcgTCTTTTCATTCATCTCCCCTCCACAAGCGACCTGAACATCAACCCGAACTCGAAAAAATTCATTGTCACCGACGTAGAATTAACCCCGGTTAACGACTCAAAGACATCGTCGGTTAGTACGCGACATTCCCAATTTCCTATCTAG